The Campylobacter sp. CN_NE2 region AAATCTTTGGAGAAAATCATCCAGATACTGCTGCTTCTTATAACAATCTAGGAAATTGTTATTGCTATCTTGGAGATTATGATACAGCGATAAATTATCATTTAAGAGCACTTGAAATAAGAAAAGAAATCTTTGGAGAAAATCATCCAGATACTGCTGCTTCTTATAATAATTTAGGAAGTTGTTATATTTCTCTTGGAATTTACAACAAAGCAATAGAATATCATTTAAAAGCACTTGAAATAAACAAAGAAATCTTTGGAGAAAATCATCCAGATATTGCCAATTCTTATTATAATCTAGGAATTTGTTATCGTCATATTGAAGATTATAACACAGCGATAAATTATCATTTAAAAGCACTTAAAATAACCAAAGAAATCTTTGGAGAAAATCATCCAGATATTGCTGCTTCTTATAATAATCTAGGAAGTTGTTATGGTTCTCTTGGAGATTACGATAAAGCAATAAAATATTTTTTAAAAGCGCTTGAAATAAGAAAAAAAATCTTTGGAGAAAATCATCCATATACTGCTGCTTCTTATAATAATTTAGGAACTTTTTATGGTTCTCTTGGAGATTACGATAAAGCAATAAAATATTTTTTAAAAGCGCTTGAAATAAGAAAAAAAATCTTTGGAGAAAATCATCTAGATACTGCTGCTGTTTATACTGATTTAGGGGTTTGTTATGACTTTCTTGAAGATTATAGCACAGCAATAGATTATTGTTCAAAAGCTTTAAATATATATGAAATGCTTGACGATGATAATAATGTTAAAATTTTAAAACAAGTTATAGAAGAATTAAAGCAACGCCTATAATTTTACTCATAACTTCTCGCAATGACGCCTAATCTGTCATTGCGGGTGAGTGAAACGAACGAAGCAATCGCCAATGTTTAAATCAAGAATTTGCGAATTTGGATTTTGATTATTTAAAATTTGGCGATTGCCACGAATTTTTGCTTTCACAAAAATTCTCGCAATGACAGATTTGGCAAATTTGCCTAATTTTCCAAAAAATATTCAAGACAGAGTGTGATTAGTTACTGAGATTTTTAACGCTTACAAGTGAGATAAGGCTGGTCGCCTATCGACCGAAGTAAACGATTAAAAATCTCAGTAAATAGTTCCGATATGGGGAATTTTCTAAGCTTTAAACAAAAGCCCGTTTTTAACTTCTGTGTATTTCGCTTCCCCGCATATCTCACGCACGATTTCAAGTGCAAATTCCATTGCAGTCGCGGGTCCGGCAGAAGTGATGATATTTTGATCTTTTACCACATTTGCCGCGCGGTATCCGGCATGTGCGACTTTGCCTTCAAATCCGGGATAGCAAGTATAGGCATTTTTTAGCACACCTGCTGTGCTAAGCGCCCAAGGTGCAGCACAAATCGCACCGATTTTAGCGTTATTTGCGTCAAAATCACGCAAAACTTTGCCTAGCTTTTCGCTTTTTGCCAAATGCTCGGCTCCCGGTAAGCCGCCCGGTAAAACTATCATATCAAACTCGACAACTTTTAGCTCATCTAGCACCATATCGGCTTTTATCTCAACGCCGTGAGCGCCCGTAACAAGGCGTTTTTCTAGCCCTACGCCAAGAGCTTCGACTTCTGCTCGGCGCAAAATGTCAATCACGCTTAAAGCTTCGATCTCTTCAAATCCGTTAGCTAACATTACGGCAACTTTTTTCATAAAAATCCTTTGTAAAAAATTTTTACTTATTGTAACAAATTTGAGATAAAAATTTGAAATTTATGCAAAAAGCCCGAATACTCGGGCTTTTAAATGTAGTTAAAATTATTTATTTGCTTTTTCGATATATTCGCCACGCACGGTATCTACGCGGATAACTTCGCCTTCAAGCACATGGAAAGGGATTTGCACAACCGCGCCAGTTTCGAGTGTGGCAGGTTTTTTGTTGCTTCCTTGTGTGTCGCCACGGAAGTTTGGAGCAGTTTCTACGATTTTAAGCTCTACGACTTGCGGAACTTCGATACCGATAGCTTTGCCGTTATGGAAAAGCACATCGACCATAGTGCCATCTAGCATCCATTTTTTCGCTTCACCGACCTCTTCATCGCTGATAGCGACTTGCTCGTAGGTTTCGACATCCATAAATTGGCAATACTCGCCGTCATCATAAAGATATTGCATTTGTTTATCGACCAAATTTGGAGCTTCACATTTATCGCCTGCGTGGAAAGTTTTTTCTAGCACTTTGCCGTCGATGTATGATTTGATTTTAACGCGAACAAACGCCGCACCTTTGCCCGGTTTTACATGTTGATACTCTACGATTTTAAACGGAACGCCGTCAAGCTCGATTTTAAGACCTTTTTTTAGATCGCCCATTGAATAAGCCATATTTTCTCCTTAAACAAATAAAAAAGATGATTTTAACAAAAAAATATTTAAATTTTAATTTAGCAAAATTTCAAAATCGTTAGTATCGAAAAGTAGAATTTTTTCGTTTTTTAAACTCAAAAGCTCTTCGCTAAAACCGCCTTTTGAAAAAAGTGCGATTAAATTTGGTTTTAAGGCGATTTTTTCGCACTTTGAGTGAAGCAAATTTAAAACGCTTTTGCAAATTTTTCGCTCTTTGTATTTGCACTCGCCGACAACGCAAAAGTCTTCAAATTTGGCAAAAATGTCGATTTCTATCTCGTTATTCCAAAAACTGCTAATCTCGCCAACGCCGATATTTAGGTATTTTGCTAAAAGTTCTTTGCTTAAAATTTCAAAACACAAACTAGCGTAATTATCAAAATCAGCTTTTATCATTTCAAGCACTTTTTCATTTTCGCCAAATTCCAAACGGCGTAAATTTGGCTCGATAAATCGGAAGTAAAATCTTGCGAAATTGCTTTTAAAATGGACCTTATCATGCACTACATAACGGCGTAAATTTTTTGGCAATTTCTCGTTTTTGTGATTTGGTTTTGGCTTTGTTTCTCTACTTTTTTCGAGTTTTAAAAACTGAATTTTAAGCAACTCATCGACCACTTTTTGCGCCTTAAAACGCGGTAGTATCTTTGAAATACCAAGCTTTTTGCGATCTGATTTTGCAAATTTCATAAGTGCTTTTTTGATTTCATTTTCATAAGGACTATCAAAAGCAAATTTATCTCTAAATGTTTCAAAATCTCTTAAAATTTCATTATCAATAGCTTCAAAAATGTCGTTATAATGCGCTGAAATTTCGATTTCATCAAAGACAAAATGAAATTTCAAAAGCTCGTCAATCGGCAAATTTGCGAATTTGTAAGCGCTATCTTTGAGTGTGAAAATTTTTTTGCTCCTATTTTTTTGCCGAATTTTACCAAATTTTTTATATAATTTTGCCAAAAAATCAAAGAGAGTTTATGATAAATTTAGAGAATTTGAAAAATGATATTATTTTGCAAGACGGCATAAAGTATTTTGATTTTGCAGCTTCTGCTTTGGCGTTAAAAAGCGTGGAAAATGAGATTTTGCGAATTTTGCAAACTTATGCAAATACGCACTCAAAAACCAGCTCAAACTCCATTACAACGCAAAATTATTACGAAAATGCTAGGGCTAAATTTAAAAATTTGCTAAGGGTTGATGATAAATTTTCGCTTATTTCTTGTGGTTTTGGAGCGACTTGGGCTTTGAAAAAACTATGGGAAATTTTAGGCATTTATATCCCGCCGATGAGCTTAAAAAGGCTAAATTTAAAAAAAGAAAGCTTAAAAAATTTGCCCCTTGTGATAGTTTCGCCTTATGAACACCACTCAAATGAAATTCCACTTCGATACTGCCTTTGTGAAGTCGTGCGAACGCCCTTAAATTCGCAAGGATTGATTGATTTTGATTTTTTGGCAAATTTACTAAAAACAAACAAAGGACGCGAGATTATCGCTTCTTTTAGCATGGCTTCAAATTTAACAGGCGTCAAAACAGACTATAAAAAGCTTTATTTGATGATAAAATCGCACGGCGGAAGATTGATTTTAGACGCTTGTGCTTTTGCGCCACATGATGAGATTGATTTTAACTTTTGCGACGCGGCGGTTTTTTCGTCGCATAAATTCTTAGGCGGTGTCGGCGGCAGTGGAATTTTGGTAATAAAAAATTCGCTTTTTTCCTGCGACGAGCCGACATTTGGGGGCGGGGGAACTTTGGCATATAGTGATAACGAAACTCAAAGATTTTATATTGACCCTGAACGCGCCCAAGAAGCAGGAACGCCCGGAGTTACGCAGTTTTTAAGGGGCTATCTAGCCTATAAATTTAGGCATGATTTAGGCATTGAAAATATAAAATCACACGAAAATGAGCTTAGTGAGTATTTTTTAAATGAAATTTCAAAAATAGATAAAATCGAAATTTACGGCAATTTGCAAGTGCCAAGAGTGCCGATTTTTGCGATAAATTTAAAAGGACTTGACCCGTTTATTTTTGCCGAAATTTTAAGTAAAAAATACCTTATCCAAGTTCGCGCAGGGTGTGCGTGTGCAGGAAGCTATGGTAGAGATTTATTAAATTTGCCAAATGATATAAATTTGAGCATTAAACCTGCATTTTTGCGGATTAGCCTAAATTTTTCGCATAGCAAAGATGATATTGATTATTTGATAAACTCAATCAAAAATATCGCAAAAAACAAAGATAAAATAAAACTCGTCGGTGGCGAATACAGGTGTTAAATTTATAAATTTCGATACAAAAATTTACATTTTTATTCTGCGTTTTGTAGCGAATTTAAAATAAATCACGATTAAAGCAATGATAACTCCCAACACGAGCGGTGTTAGCCACGGATAAATTTTGATTTTTTCATAAATTTGCAAGACAAAATCACCGGCAAAATAGCTTACTAAACCAATCGTTATCGCCCAAATTGCCGAGCTAAAAGCGTTTAAAAAACTAAATTTTGCAAATGAATACTTCGTAAGCCCAATCGCAATGGGAATTAGCGTTTTTAGTCCATATATAAATTTTTGCACCAAAATAATCCTGTCGCCGTATTTTTTAAACAAAATTTGCGACAGGGCTAAATTTCGCCGTTGTTTTTTGATAAACGGGCTAAATTCTTTTTTATTGTAACGAGAGAGCCAAAACAAAATCGTATCGCCGATGAAATTTGAAATAGTAGCAACCACGATACAAAGCGTAATGTCCATTTTACCGATAAAGCTAAGCATACCGGCGGCGATTAGCGCTATCATACCGCCGCCAAGAGTATATAAAAATAGTATTAAATAGCCATAAGTGGAGAGTTTGCTAAACATTTCCTCCATTAATTTGCCTTATTTATAACCGAAATCAAATTTTCAAATCCATACGAGTGCGGTTCATAAACCACGCTGTTATTTGAGCTAAGTACCACTCCGCCAAGACTAGCACCCAAAAACACGCCGCTTTTATTTGTATAAACATACATATCTTTGCTAAATGCGTTTAGTGTGCCTAAATTTGCACTTGCATTTCCAGCCAGAGCCGTTACATCACCGCCTAGTTTGATTTCTGATTTTCGCATATTATCTACGATTTTATCGCTCATTACAAAAATTATTAGATAATTATCTTCATATCCGATTTGCAAACCCAAACTTGCATTAGTGATTTCTGCGCCGTTAATCGTGTAGTTTTCGCCGTTTTTATAGACCGCAACGCCGCTTCCATACATTCCGCCGATGACAAAACCAACCTTTTTCACGCTTGGAAAAATCAAAATCGCCTTTGCGTTTGCGACCAAAGCCGCTTTATTAGGATTATCTCGCATAACAACGGCAAAGGCATTTGCGCTTTTTAAAATCGTTTCGTCTTTTGCATTTGCAAAATTTGCAAAACCAAATATCATTAAACATAAAAATAGAATTTTTTTCATGCAAAACTCCTATTTGGCGTAATTTACCGCCCTAGTCTCTCTTATGACATTTACTTTTATTTCGCCCGGATACTGAACCTTATCTTGAATTTCTTCGGCGATCTCTTTTGCGACCAAAACCGCTTCATCATCGTTTATTAGCTTGGCATTAGCTATAACGCGAATTTCGCGTCCTGCATTTATCGCGTAGGCTTGTTTTATGCCTTGTTTTGAAGTGGCGATATTTTCTATGTCGCTAACTCGCTTTAAGAAGCTCTCTAAAACCTCTCTTCTAGCTCCCGGTCTAGCTGCACTTAGAGCGTCCGCTGCGCAAACTGCGGCTGCTTCGACGCTTAGCGCTTCTTCATGTCCGTGATGAGCGTAAATAGCGTTGATTACGACAGGGTGTTCTTTGTATCGTTTGCAAATTTCACCGCCCAAATCCACATGGCTTCCTTCAAATTCATGCGTTAAAGCTTTACCGATGTCATGCAAAAGCCCTGCTCTTTTAGCTAGTTTTTCATCCCCGCCAGTCTCGGCTGCGATGATTGCTGCAAGGTGAGCGACTTCAAGGCTGTGTATCAAAGCATTTTGTCCATAACTAGCCCTAAATTTAAGCTTTCCGATTAGTTTTATAATCTCAGGGTGCATTTTATTTAAACCTAAATCCATAACGACATTTTCGCCTTCTTCTTGGATACTAGCTTCAAATTCGTCGCAGACTTTTTTGTAAATATCTTCGATTCGTGCAGGTTGAATTCGTCCGTCTTCAACCAAAAGCTCGATTACTCTTGTTGCGATTGCTCTTCGGTAAAGGTTGTGAGAGCTTAAAATAATCGCATTTGGCGTATCGTCAATGATAACATCAACGCCAAGCACCATTTCAAGGGTTTTTATATTTCGCCCTTCTTTGCCGATAATTCTGCCTTTTAGCTCGTCATTTTTGATATTTACGACATTTATAAGGCGTTCTGCTGCAAATTCACCCGCAAATCTAGTCGTAGCCTGCGCTAGGATATAATTTGCTCTTCGTTTTCCCTCTTTTTTAGCTTCTTCTTCATATTTTCGCACGATATGAGCGATGTCTGCTCTACTTTTTTCTTCTACTTTTCGCAAAACTTCGCTTCTAGCTTCATCTTGCGTAAAACCGGCAACTCGCTCCAAAATTTTCAAACTCTCAGCCAATTTTTCTTCATAATTTTTCTTTAACGAAACGCCTTCTTCATACATAAATTTGGCTTCTTCTTTGCTTTTTTCAAGCTCACTTTTTGCTCCGTTTAAAATTTCTTGTTCGCTTAATAGTGTTTGCTCTTTTTTTGTTAGTTCATCAAATTTTTGATTGTATTCTTTTTGAAGTTTTGCTGATTTGTCGTCATATTTTTTCTTGGCTTCAAATTCGGCTTCTTGAACTGTGATTTTTGAGTTTCTCAAAATACTTTCTGCTTCAAATTCTATCGCTTTTGCTTTTGCTTTTGCCTGTTCTAAAAAAATGTCAAAATTTGCGTTGTTAATCTTTTTGGCGATAAAATAACCTATTGTCGCACCGACTGCGACCTCTGCTAATGCTACTACAATATCTATCATATTTTCCCTTTTTAAAATAATTTTTGCTCGGAGTAAAATAAAAATCACCGATTATATCGTGTTTTTGAGATATTATTGAATTTGTAAAATTATCTTTAATACTAACAAAAACGATAATCGGTTTATAATTTAGAGCTGAAAAAAACATATCGTAAAATCCTTTCCCATGCCCGATTCTAGCCATATTTCCATCTACTCCGATAACCGGAACAACGGCTAGGTCAATTTTTCCTTTGAATTCGTTTTGATTTAGCGTCTCTTTAACGCCAAATTTAGACTTTACAAAAGGTCGTCTGAATTTTACCATTTTAAAGCTAACATCTAACATAAACGGAACAAAAAATTCTACTTTATGTGATAATTTTTGTCTTAAAATTTGTAAATTTGGCTCATAAGATAACGGCAGAAAAATCAAAACTTTTTTCGAATTTGTTATTTTTATGAGTTTAATAATATTCGAAATAATGCCGTAATGTTTGCATTTAGCGCTAAATTTAGCTTCATCTTTCAAAGCCTTTTTAGCGAATTTTCGATAAATTTGCTTATCCATTTTCACACTTTTATTTTTTTAACGCTTATTTTATCTAGTTTTTGTATAATTTTGAAATATTTTTTAGGGAATTTTGTATGAAATTTGTGAATTTTATTATTTTTATTACTATGTTACTTTTCGTAACAGGTTGCGACAAAAAAAGCGATAACGAAGAAAAAGTAGATATAAAAACGGAAAAAGAAGCCGTTCTTACGCAGGATTATACTGCACCGTTTTCTTTGCATTTTACGGACGGAACTATTTTGAAAATGCAAAAAAATAAAAACGGCTTTAAAATCGATAACAACGGCACTGCGACACTTTTTGCATTTTTCTCGCCGTGGTGTCCGCCGTGCCAAGTCCAATCTCCGATTTTAAACAATATCCAAGAAAATTTTAAAGAAAAACTCCAAGTTATCGGTGTTTTAGTCGGTGAAAATTTGACAAACGACGACGCAAAGGTATTTGCGATTGATAATAATGTAACATATAAAATTTCGCAAGGAAGCGAAAATAACTTTTTCGCAAACGCACTTGGTGGCGTTAGCGAAGTCCCGTTTATCGTTATTTATGATGAAAAAGGAAGGTTTTTTTCGCAATATTTTGGAATAATTCCGGAAGAAATTTTAACAACCGAAATTCAAAGGATTTTTTAATGTTTAATTTTTTCAAAAAAGGTTTTGATAAAACAATCGAAGCGATGAAATCGGCAAATTCTAGTAATAAAATCACAAAAGAAAATTTGGAAGAAATGCTACTTGAAGCCGATGTAAGTTATGAAATCGTAGAAGAAATTTTGTATTATCTACCGCCACAAAATGAAGTTAAAAAAGATGATTTAAAGCGAGTTTTAAAAACTTATTTTATGTATGAAAACAAGCCTTTACCAAAGGTTTCGCCATTTGTCGAGCTAATTTTAGGCGTAAATGGTGCAGGAAAAACCACAACCGTTGCAAAACTGGCAAATTTATACAAAAAAAATAACCAAAGCGTGATTTTTGGGGCTTGTGATACTTTTAGAGCAGGTGCCATCGAACAACTTCGTCGCTGGTCGCAAAAAGTAGAAATCCCAATCATCGCCACCGAGCAAGGTCATGACCCAGCAGCCGTCGCATTTGACACCGTAAGTTCGGCGATTGCAAAAAAAATCGATAGAGTTTTAATCGACACGGCAGGACGACTGCAAAATCAAAAAAATCTCGCCAACGAGCTTGAAAAAATCGTGCGAATTTGCGACCGTGCTATGCCAAATTCGCCACATAGAAAAATCATCGTGCTTGATGGCACACAAGGAAATAATAGCGTAATCCAAGCAAAAGCTTTTAATGAAATCGTTAAGCTAGATGGCATAATCATAACAAAACTTGACGGAACGCCAAAGGGCGGAGCGTTATTTGGCATTGCAAGGGATTTGGAGCTTCCGATTTTATATATCGGCGTAGGCGAAAATATGGACGATTTGGTCGAATTTAGGGCAGATGAGTTTGTAGATACGCTAGTAGAAGGAATTTATGCCTAAAATTTTTAGCCCAAATGTTTTTAAATTTGCATTTTTTGCCTGTTTGATTGCGATTGAATTTTTAGCTACCACTTCAAGGGAAGTGGCGATAAATGGGCTATTTTGGGATAAAATAAACCACGCATTTGCTTTTTTTGTTTTGTTTATTTTGGCAAATTTTGCTTTTAAAATTCGCAAAATTTGGATAATTTTTTGGTTAATTATTTTTGGTTTGCAAATAGAAATCGTGCAAAGCTTCTTGCCAAATAGAGAATTTTCTTTTTTGGATATAGTTGCCGATTTTATCGGCATTTGCATAGGTTTTTTTGCTACTAAAATTTATGAATTTTGGAGAAAAAATGGCAAAAGTAAAATCCACACTTTTTGAGTGCCAACACTGCGGAAATCAGCAAACTAAATGGCTTGGTAAATGCCCTGATTGCGGTGCTTTTAATAGTTTTGTAGAGTTAAAAGCCGAACAAATCAAAACGCTAAAAGAAATTTCAAAAATCACTTGCGATAATCCAAATTTGGACGCAAAGGCGATAAATGAGATAAAAATAGAAGAAATTTCACGCATTGATTGCGGGGACGATGAGCTAAATTTGGTCTTAGGTGGTGGCATAGTAGAAGGCTCACTTGTCTTAATCGGCGGAAGTCCCGGCATCGGAAAATCAACACTTTTGCTTAAAATCGCTTCAAATTTGGCTAGTTCTCAAAGAAGCGTTTTGTATGTTAGCGGCGAAGAAAGCGCAAGTCAAATCAAAATGCGAGCAGACCGCCTAAATGCCGTAAATGAAAACCTTTTTTTGCTAACCGAGATTAACCTTGAAAATATCTTAGCGCAAACACAAAAAAGGGATTATAAAGTCATCGTAATAGATAGCATACAAACCCTTTTTAGCGATAAAATCGCTTCTGCTCCGGGTTCGGTTACACAGGTGCGCGAGATAACTTTTGAGCTAATGCGACTTGCAAAAGAAAAAGGAATTTGCATTTTTATCATCGGTCATATTACAAAAGAAGGCTCGATAGCAGGTCCTAGAATTTTAGAGCACATGGTCGATGTGGTGCTATATTTTGAGGGCGATAGCAGTAAGGAACTGCGAATTTTGCGTGGTTTTAAAAATCGTTTTGGCGCCACAAGCGAAGTTGGAATTTTTGAGATGACAAACGCAGGGTTAGTAAGTGCAAAAAATCTAGCTAGTAAATTTTTCACTCGCGGAAAAGCCGTCAGCGGCTCGGCAATCACCATAACAATGGAAGGCTCTCGTGCGTTAGTTATAGAAATTCAAGCTCTTGTCTGCCCTAGTTCGTATCCAAAACGCTCAGCCACAGGATATGATAAAAACCGCCTAGATATGCTCTTAGCGCTTTTGGATAGAAAGCTTGAAATAGGACTTGGGGGATACGATGTTTTTGTAAATGTCATCGGCGGGGTTAAAATCACCGAAACGGCGTGTGATTTGGCTGTTGTAGCGGCGATTGTAAGTAGCTTTAAAAATCGTCCGATAAGCAAAGAAAGCGTTTTTATCGGCGAAGTTAGTCTAAACGGCGAGATTAGAGAGATTTTTAACCTTGAAGCAAGACTAAAAGAAGCTAGTATGCAAAAATTTAAAAACGCAATCGCTCCGATAAAACCGCAAAATTCGCAAGGGCTAAAAATATTTCATGCAACAGAGATAACGCAGGTTTTGGAGTGGATGTGATTAATTAAAATCAGCCTAGCTTTAATTCCCCAAACCTGACGGATTTACGCACAAATTTAGACAATTTCATCGCTTACTACCGACAAAGGTAGCGTCGCTCGAAACTGCCTAAATTTGTGCGTAACTACGCCTGTTCTATCTTGAATATATTTTTTTGCAAATTAACCATTTTCTGTCATTTATTTTAACTTCAAATTCGCAAAATTTATTTTTTTAAAATTTCGCTATTATAAGGAAACACACTTGTCGTGTGTAACCTAAAATAGCGAAATTATTAATTTAATCCGCCCGTTATAAGGAATTTATTAGCCTAAAATTTTTATGCCAAACTGATCAAGCAAAATTATTATCACAAAAAGCGGTGCAACAAATCTTAAAAGCACATTGTGCCAAATTTTATATCCAAATTCGCCCATATACGGCACCAAAAGCTCTTTTACAGGCTCTTTTTTTATCACAAAACCGACAAAAATCGCAACAACGATTCCGCCTATCGGCAATAAAATATTTGAAGTAACAAAATCAAGCAGATCAAAAAAGCTCTTGCCAAAAAAGTTGAAAATATCAGCCGTCGCGCCATAGTATCCTAAAATGCAAAAAATTCCCAAAATATAAGTGAAAATAAAAATCGCAAAACACGCCTTTTTGCGTGAGAAATTTTTTGAATTTACAAGATAAAAAACGCTTGGTTCTATCATCGATACAGCCGATGTAATCGCCGCAAAAAGAAGCGACAAGAAAAAACAAAACGCTAAAATATTGCCGATAATGCCAAGCTTACCAAAAAGCACGGTAAGTGAAACGAAAATCAGCCCCGGACCTTGTTGGCTAGGGTCTGCGCCAAATTCGAAAATATATGTAAAAACGGTTAGTCCCATAAAAACGCCGATTAAAACATTTATAAAAACGATACTTAGGCTCGAAGTTAAAATGTTTGTTTTTGGCGGAAGACTTGCTGCGTAAGTGATGATGGTCGTAACGCCCAAAGAAAGAGTAAAAAACGCTAATCCAAGAGCCTTTAAAACGCTATCGCTGCTAAGTGCGCTAAAATCAGGCACTAAAAGAAATTTCAAGCTTTGCACGAAACCTGCATTTGACGCCACTGCCGAGTAAAACGCCATAAATAAAATCAAAACGAAAAGCGTTGGCATCATCCATAAATTTAGCTTTTCTATGCCGTTTTTAACGCCCTTTGAAATGATATAAAAGCAAAAAATAGAAGCGATTGTGTAGCAAATTATGCTTACAAATATCTCTTGCGAAAGCAAATTCCCAAACGCCGCACCGCTTTGTTCTATCGAACTTGGCAAAGCAAACGCACTTGTAATCGTGTATTTTAAAATCCAACCCATAACAACGCTGTAAAATGAATAAATCAGCAACGCGCTAATCATAAAAAATCCGGCATTTCTCCACAATTTTTTATTGCTAGGTGCTAGTTTTTCATACGCACTAACGGCATCGCACTCGCCAAGGCGACCGATGACGATTTCGCCCAAAAAAATGACAAAACTGCAAAGCATCGTCAAAAGCAGATAAAGCAAAATAAAGGCACTTCCGCCGTTTTCGCCTACAAGAGTTGGAAATTTCCACGCATTTCCAAGACCTACCGCGCTTCCTGCGACGGCTAAGATAAAGCCGATTTTAGTAAATTTCTCGTTCATATTTTTCCCCGAATAAAAAAATCGTGCAATATTATCAAATTTAATCTTAAAACTTTATATTTACTTTTAATTTAAAAATTTGCTTCAATGACAATAAATTTGGCTATAATTTTTCAAAAAATTTGGAAAGAAAAATTTATGAAAAATATATTTTTATCGCTTTTTTGCGCCTTTACCACAACTCTTTTGGCAGAAAATTTGCCAAATTTACAAACTCAAATTTTAACAAAAGAGCAAATTTTGCAAAAATACCAAAACGCAAAACCACAAAAATGGGGCGAGAGTTTAAACGGCGTGATTGAAAATTTTCAAACTAGCCAAAAGGTTGTCGCACTCACGCTTGATTTATGTGGCTCAAAAAGCGATGATTTAGACGAACGCATTGTCGAATTTTTGGAACAAAAACGGATAAAAGCGACTTTTTTTGTAAATTCTCGCTGGATAGAAAAATTCCCGCTTAAATTTGAAAGACTTTATAAAAATCCACTTTTTGAAATCGAAAATCACGGCTTTTTGCACCGCCCTGCTTCGCTTAGTGGAGCTGAAATTTACGGCATAAAAGGCACGGCAAATTCTAGCGAATTATACGACG contains the following coding sequences:
- a CDS encoding DJ-1 family glyoxalase III, whose product is MKKVAVMLANGFEEIEALSVIDILRRAEVEALGVGLEKRLVTGAHGVEIKADMVLDELKVVEFDMIVLPGGLPGAEHLAKSEKLGKVLRDFDANNAKIGAICAAPWALSTAGVLKNAYTCYPGFEGKVAHAGYRAANVVKDQNIITSAGPATAMEFALEIVREICGEAKYTEVKNGLLFKA
- the efp gene encoding elongation factor P — translated: MAYSMGDLKKGLKIELDGVPFKIVEYQHVKPGKGAAFVRVKIKSYIDGKVLEKTFHAGDKCEAPNLVDKQMQYLYDDGEYCQFMDVETYEQVAISDEEVGEAKKWMLDGTMVDVLFHNGKAIGIEVPQVVELKIVETAPNFRGDTQGSNKKPATLETGAVVQIPFHVLEGEVIRVDTVRGEYIEKANK
- a CDS encoding DUF234 domain-containing protein, whose translation is MAKLYKKFGKIRQKNRSKKIFTLKDSAYKFANLPIDELLKFHFVFDEIEISAHYNDIFEAIDNEILRDFETFRDKFAFDSPYENEIKKALMKFAKSDRKKLGISKILPRFKAQKVVDELLKIQFLKLEKSRETKPKPNHKNEKLPKNLRRYVVHDKVHFKSNFARFYFRFIEPNLRRLEFGENEKVLEMIKADFDNYASLCFEILSKELLAKYLNIGVGEISSFWNNEIEIDIFAKFEDFCVVGECKYKERKICKSVLNLLHSKCEKIALKPNLIALFSKGGFSEELLSLKNEKILLFDTNDFEILLN
- a CDS encoding aminotransferase class V-fold PLP-dependent enzyme; its protein translation is MINLENLKNDIILQDGIKYFDFAASALALKSVENEILRILQTYANTHSKTSSNSITTQNYYENARAKFKNLLRVDDKFSLISCGFGATWALKKLWEILGIYIPPMSLKRLNLKKESLKNLPLVIVSPYEHHSNEIPLRYCLCEVVRTPLNSQGLIDFDFLANLLKTNKGREIIASFSMASNLTGVKTDYKKLYLMIKSHGGRLILDACAFAPHDEIDFNFCDAAVFSSHKFLGGVGGSGILVIKNSLFSCDEPTFGGGGTLAYSDNETQRFYIDPERAQEAGTPGVTQFLRGYLAYKFRHDLGIENIKSHENELSEYFLNEISKIDKIEIYGNLQVPRVPIFAINLKGLDPFIFAEILSKKYLIQVRAGCACAGSYGRDLLNLPNDINLSIKPAFLRISLNFSHSKDDIDYLINSIKNIAKNKDKIKLVGGEYRC
- a CDS encoding DedA family protein — its product is MEEMFSKLSTYGYLILFLYTLGGGMIALIAAGMLSFIGKMDITLCIVVATISNFIGDTILFWLSRYNKKEFSPFIKKQRRNLALSQILFKKYGDRIILVQKFIYGLKTLIPIAIGLTKYSFAKFSFLNAFSSAIWAITIGLVSYFAGDFVLQIYEKIKIYPWLTPLVLGVIIALIVIYFKFATKRRIKM
- a CDS encoding lipid-binding SYLF domain-containing protein codes for the protein MKKILFLCLMIFGFANFANAKDETILKSANAFAVVMRDNPNKAALVANAKAILIFPSVKKVGFVIGGMYGSGVAVYKNGENYTINGAEITNASLGLQIGYEDNYLIIFVMSDKIVDNMRKSEIKLGGDVTALAGNASANLGTLNAFSKDMYVYTNKSGVFLGASLGGVVLSSNNSVVYEPHSYGFENLISVINKAN
- the rny gene encoding ribonuclease Y gives rise to the protein MIDIVVALAEVAVGATIGYFIAKKINNANFDIFLEQAKAKAKAIEFEAESILRNSKITVQEAEFEAKKKYDDKSAKLQKEYNQKFDELTKKEQTLLSEQEILNGAKSELEKSKEEAKFMYEEGVSLKKNYEEKLAESLKILERVAGFTQDEARSEVLRKVEEKSRADIAHIVRKYEEEAKKEGKRRANYILAQATTRFAGEFAAERLINVVNIKNDELKGRIIGKEGRNIKTLEMVLGVDVIIDDTPNAIILSSHNLYRRAIATRVIELLVEDGRIQPARIEDIYKKVCDEFEASIQEEGENVVMDLGLNKMHPEIIKLIGKLKFRASYGQNALIHSLEVAHLAAIIAAETGGDEKLAKRAGLLHDIGKALTHEFEGSHVDLGGEICKRYKEHPVVINAIYAHHGHEEALSVEAAAVCAADALSAARPGARREVLESFLKRVSDIENIATSKQGIKQAYAINAGREIRVIANAKLINDDEAVLVAKEIAEEIQDKVQYPGEIKVNVIRETRAVNYAK
- a CDS encoding 5-formyltetrahydrofolate cyclo-ligase, whose protein sequence is MDKQIYRKFAKKALKDEAKFSAKCKHYGIISNIIKLIKITNSKKVLIFLPLSYEPNLQILRQKLSHKVEFFVPFMLDVSFKMVKFRRPFVKSKFGVKETLNQNEFKGKIDLAVVPVIGVDGNMARIGHGKGFYDMFFSALNYKPIIVFVSIKDNFTNSIISQKHDIIGDFYFTPSKNYFKKGKYDRYCSSISRGRSRCDNRLFYRQKD